From a single Polynucleobacter asymbioticus QLW-P1DMWA-1 genomic region:
- a CDS encoding sulfotransferase yields the protein MATKDKPKRETTRKSISTKGPAHLPKGNYSVIPDPSKKVVKNEYAAEMQAAAQLEVAGRLQEAESIYQQIVNLKPDFAPAWHSLGMLAYSVGKHELALQLVSKAVDLDKKSFLFQRNFGEMSRRFGRLSESIAAGEATVKLAPLDVDAHFNLGLAYTDAKDYTKAVAAYKKALKLNPKHGLSWNNLGSALEQSGNKDEALEAYIKAAELNPQHSEAQNNLGAIYSEQGLLEKARTGFEAAIDAKKDFVEAHYNLSQIKTYTLDDPHLSILENANQIQHQFNDHVRIRYNFALGKALDDIGQYDRAFAAYALGNQLQHALLPVDEIRADQLIEEIFRTFNSSFFEERKGWSKNSSSPIFIVGMPRSGTTLLEQILASHPSVYGAGELSDFNDLVTELVTENGKDSFANRVVHLDKKSLQKIGDEYVKRVWKLSPDSTYITDKMPANFFYIGLIHLIFPNAKIINAMRDPMDSCFSCYSRLFNDSMDFAYDLGALGRYFVRYMRLMQHWESVLPPGTILNLAYEDLIADTEGQAKRITEYIGLPWDAECLKFYENDRLVKTASIAQVRKPIYKTSLARWKHFARHLLPLYEIVKDYRSAKAPEFPKEALAQIVSTKQALAVDQFIQRCLQLQNQNNHSEALALLEDAVRRGEQSPQIWHLLGISLYRLNRFQDSQSSYERALQLEPNFPAALNSYGFLLQDMGYVQEAKNAFEKAVQIAPEFSMARLNLGMAQLKLGDWEAGWDNYESRWTGSAETVNANFKKPECPLPQWDGQAGTENQNLLIITEQGFGDIFQFARFLKLATQKFTKVGFISSSPSLRILEWSFGDKVVLLNRMPADYSTWHWYIPLMSLPRALKTRLDNLPVDVPYLGVSQAAKNHWRDRLEHDAPGRFRVGIAWAGRKTHQYDGRRSIQLQKLLPVLQGENITWVSLQKWAPEEGRPQLPDSIDWIDWTEELTDFADTAALISNLDLIISVDSSMVHLAGALGKPVWMLNRFDSEWRWLIKRSDSPWYPNLRIFNQPQFGNWDPVLMELKQSLQQLNVPQVPAKKRIANTQNAALVKTSNAPMQSPLTIDQAMQVAGQLQGAGRIHEAEQVLRQVLAINPKHAHALHLLGVVSHQQGRGPLACQLIKDAIAIEPKVALFHCNLTEMSRQMGRHQDAIYHGEQAIQLDPSMAMGYSNLGIAFYDNKEFVKAKSCHERALALAPNMLQSLNNMGSIARAEKDKNSAIEWYQRVISIAPDYLESLSNLGAVLVELDRADEAIPILQKALSLNESYPEALCNLGLARLKRDEIDIAGRLLERCLQLRPGYPEGLTGLARIFNEQDRLPEAEQLLLTALKNAPDKVDARCQLAAIYTELGKASAAEALYQEALVIEPDSADAFTGLGNLSLEAGNIELAEEYLNNAIQLQPDNLDARFHLTQIKKVEAGSANLIALENALTGNQRLTNDRRISLHYALGKAYDDLHEYDRAFENFSIGAKLKRAKLHYSAAEEGAYIDQIIATFTPEYFKAHQGGGSTSPLPIFVLGMPRSGTTLTEQILASHPEVFGAGEISDLIESIETADRSNSANLYPNSLRDLGGDKLTQWGKNYIARLNAYAPNALHITDKMPSNYMLLGLIPLMLPNAKIIHVKRNPIDTCLSCFTRLFNRHQSATYDLHELAEHYKNYMRLMNHWRKVLPEGSFLEVQYEDIVADIEAEARRLVEYCQLEWDDSCLEFYNNKRQVRTASVAQVRKPIYKQSVERWRNYEKHLTPLLDALGKEPGNIPVK from the coding sequence GTGGCCACTAAAGATAAACCCAAGCGCGAGACTACTCGCAAGTCGATCTCTACAAAAGGGCCTGCGCATTTACCCAAGGGTAACTATTCAGTAATACCCGATCCTAGCAAGAAAGTCGTCAAGAATGAGTATGCCGCTGAAATGCAGGCCGCTGCTCAACTCGAAGTTGCGGGAAGACTTCAGGAGGCTGAAAGCATCTATCAGCAGATAGTCAATCTGAAGCCTGATTTTGCGCCTGCATGGCATAGCCTCGGAATGTTGGCGTATTCAGTTGGTAAGCACGAGTTAGCACTCCAACTAGTTAGCAAAGCGGTTGATCTTGATAAAAAATCATTTTTATTTCAACGCAATTTTGGGGAGATGTCTCGCAGGTTTGGAAGGCTTTCTGAATCAATTGCTGCGGGTGAAGCTACTGTAAAGTTGGCTCCATTAGACGTAGATGCTCACTTTAATTTGGGCTTGGCTTATACGGATGCGAAGGACTATACCAAGGCTGTTGCAGCCTACAAAAAAGCGCTGAAATTAAATCCTAAGCATGGTTTGTCGTGGAATAACCTAGGCTCTGCATTAGAGCAGAGCGGGAATAAAGATGAAGCATTAGAGGCTTATATCAAGGCTGCGGAATTAAATCCCCAACATTCTGAGGCGCAAAATAATCTAGGTGCTATTTATAGCGAGCAGGGCCTTTTAGAAAAAGCCAGAACAGGTTTTGAGGCGGCCATTGATGCCAAGAAAGATTTTGTCGAGGCACATTACAACCTCTCACAAATTAAAACCTATACCCTAGATGACCCGCATTTATCCATCTTGGAAAATGCCAACCAAATTCAACATCAATTTAACGATCATGTTCGTATTCGGTATAACTTTGCACTGGGTAAGGCTTTAGATGATATCGGGCAATATGACCGTGCTTTTGCGGCCTATGCCTTAGGCAATCAATTGCAACACGCTTTACTCCCTGTAGATGAAATTAGGGCGGATCAGTTAATTGAAGAAATTTTTCGCACTTTTAACTCCTCTTTTTTTGAAGAGCGTAAAGGCTGGAGTAAAAACTCAAGTTCTCCTATTTTCATCGTAGGTATGCCTCGCTCTGGCACTACATTATTAGAGCAAATCTTGGCTAGCCATCCTTCGGTATATGGCGCAGGGGAATTAAGTGATTTCAATGATTTGGTTACAGAGCTTGTAACTGAGAATGGCAAGGATTCTTTTGCCAATCGCGTAGTTCATCTGGATAAGAAAAGCCTACAAAAAATTGGCGATGAATATGTAAAGCGCGTGTGGAAGCTTTCCCCTGATAGCACTTATATTACCGATAAAATGCCGGCCAATTTTTTCTATATTGGCCTCATTCACCTCATCTTTCCGAACGCCAAAATTATTAATGCAATGCGTGATCCGATGGATTCATGTTTTTCTTGTTATTCGCGTTTATTCAATGATTCGATGGATTTTGCCTATGACCTGGGGGCTCTAGGGCGTTATTTCGTTCGGTATATGCGCTTGATGCAACACTGGGAGTCTGTATTACCACCCGGTACTATTTTGAATTTGGCTTATGAAGACTTGATAGCTGATACTGAGGGTCAAGCCAAGCGAATTACTGAATATATTGGCTTGCCTTGGGACGCAGAGTGCCTTAAGTTTTATGAGAATGACAGACTAGTTAAGACGGCTAGCATTGCTCAAGTTCGCAAGCCAATTTATAAAACCTCTCTGGCCCGATGGAAGCATTTTGCCCGCCATCTATTGCCTTTGTATGAAATAGTTAAAGATTACAGATCGGCAAAAGCGCCCGAGTTTCCAAAAGAGGCTTTGGCTCAAATAGTATCCACTAAACAAGCGCTTGCTGTGGATCAATTTATTCAACGATGCCTGCAGTTACAAAATCAAAATAATCACAGCGAAGCTTTGGCATTGCTAGAAGATGCAGTGCGGCGTGGTGAGCAATCCCCGCAAATTTGGCACTTACTAGGAATTTCGTTATATCGCCTAAATCGCTTCCAAGACTCTCAGTCTAGTTATGAACGTGCATTACAGTTGGAGCCCAATTTCCCTGCAGCGCTCAATAGTTATGGATTCCTATTGCAGGACATGGGCTATGTGCAAGAGGCTAAAAATGCCTTTGAGAAAGCTGTTCAAATTGCGCCTGAATTTTCTATGGCTAGATTGAATTTGGGTATGGCTCAATTAAAGCTGGGCGACTGGGAAGCAGGCTGGGATAACTATGAGTCCAGGTGGACTGGTTCGGCGGAAACCGTAAATGCGAACTTTAAAAAACCAGAATGCCCTTTGCCGCAGTGGGATGGGCAAGCGGGCACTGAAAATCAAAATCTTCTTATCATTACTGAACAAGGTTTTGGAGATATATTCCAGTTCGCACGCTTTTTAAAGTTAGCTACTCAGAAATTTACAAAAGTGGGTTTTATTTCTTCCTCACCAAGTTTGAGAATTCTAGAGTGGTCCTTTGGCGATAAAGTCGTGCTCTTAAATCGCATGCCAGCCGATTACTCTACGTGGCATTGGTATATCCCTTTGATGTCTTTACCGCGTGCATTAAAGACGCGTTTGGATAATTTACCCGTTGATGTGCCTTACTTGGGTGTTTCTCAAGCGGCTAAAAATCACTGGCGAGATCGTTTGGAACATGATGCCCCAGGGCGCTTTAGGGTCGGAATTGCATGGGCTGGACGAAAGACCCACCAATACGATGGAAGAAGAAGTATTCAATTACAAAAGTTGTTGCCTGTGTTGCAAGGTGAGAACATCACTTGGGTGAGTTTACAAAAATGGGCCCCCGAAGAAGGGCGACCACAACTTCCCGACTCAATTGATTGGATTGACTGGACCGAAGAATTAACTGATTTTGCAGATACAGCTGCATTGATTAGTAATTTAGATTTGATCATCTCGGTAGATTCATCTATGGTGCATTTGGCCGGTGCTTTAGGTAAGCCGGTCTGGATGCTCAATCGTTTTGATTCAGAGTGGCGTTGGTTAATTAAGCGTTCGGATAGCCCATGGTATCCAAATTTGCGGATATTTAATCAACCCCAATTCGGCAATTGGGATCCCGTGCTTATGGAGTTAAAGCAATCCTTGCAGCAGTTAAATGTACCTCAGGTGCCAGCCAAAAAACGGATTGCGAATACGCAAAATGCGGCCTTGGTAAAAACTTCCAACGCTCCCATGCAATCTCCGTTGACCATTGATCAGGCAATGCAAGTGGCTGGTCAACTGCAAGGTGCCGGTCGAATTCATGAGGCTGAGCAAGTACTGCGCCAAGTTTTGGCTATAAACCCAAAACATGCACATGCCCTTCATTTATTGGGCGTGGTTTCCCACCAGCAGGGCAGGGGACCGCTAGCCTGTCAGTTGATTAAAGATGCGATTGCTATTGAACCTAAGGTCGCGCTTTTTCACTGCAACTTAACTGAGATGAGTCGTCAGATGGGTCGCCATCAGGATGCCATTTATCACGGTGAGCAAGCAATTCAATTAGACCCCTCTATGGCTATGGGCTATAGCAATCTGGGTATTGCCTTCTATGACAATAAAGAATTTGTAAAAGCAAAATCTTGCCACGAGCGTGCTTTGGCATTGGCACCCAATATGTTGCAATCCCTCAATAATATGGGAAGCATTGCGCGCGCTGAGAAAGATAAAAATAGTGCGATTGAATGGTATCAGCGTGTTATATCCATTGCTCCCGACTATTTAGAGTCGCTTAGTAATTTAGGCGCTGTATTGGTTGAGCTTGATCGTGCTGATGAGGCAATTCCTATTTTGCAAAAAGCACTTAGCTTGAATGAGAGTTATCCAGAAGCACTCTGTAATCTTGGTTTAGCAAGATTAAAACGAGATGAGATCGACATTGCGGGTAGGTTACTAGAGCGCTGCCTACAGCTTCGGCCCGGTTACCCGGAGGGGTTAACAGGCTTGGCGCGTATTTTTAATGAGCAGGATCGCTTACCTGAGGCTGAGCAGCTGCTTTTGACTGCCCTAAAAAATGCCCCTGATAAGGTGGATGCTCGCTGCCAATTGGCAGCAATCTATACAGAGCTTGGCAAAGCTAGTGCTGCAGAAGCGCTTTACCAAGAGGCTTTAGTTATTGAGCCTGATTCAGCCGATGCATTTACTGGCCTTGGCAATTTAAGTTTAGAGGCCGGCAATATAGAGCTTGCAGAAGAGTATCTTAATAATGCTATCCAACTTCAGCCCGACAATCTAGACGCTCGTTTTCATTTAACGCAAATTAAAAAAGTAGAGGCGGGAAGCGCTAATTTAATTGCATTGGAGAATGCATTAACGGGCAACCAACGATTAACGAATGACCGACGAATTTCTTTGCATTACGCATTGGGAAAAGCTTACGACGATTTACATGAATACGATAGGGCCTTTGAGAATTTTTCAATAGGCGCTAAACTGAAGCGGGCAAAGTTGCATTACAGCGCTGCTGAAGAAGGTGCTTACATAGACCAAATTATTGCTACGTTCACACCGGAGTACTTTAAGGCACATCAGGGAGGTGGATCAACATCCCCCTTGCCTATATTTGTATTGGGTATGCCACGGTCTGGCACCACATTAACTGAGCAAATTCTAGCAAGCCACCCCGAGGTCTTTGGGGCGGGTGAGATCAGCGATTTAATTGAATCTATTGAGACTGCGGATCGAAGTAATTCAGCCAATTTATACCCGAATAGTCTTCGCGATTTAGGTGGAGATAAGCTTACTCAATGGGGTAAAAATTACATTGCACGATTAAATGCATATGCCCCAAATGCATTGCATATTACCGATAAGATGCCAAGCAACTATATGCTATTGGGATTGATTCCGCTCATGTTGCCTAATGCAAAAATCATCCATGTCAAACGCAATCCAATAGATACCTGCTTATCTTGTTTTACTAGATTGTTTAATCGACATCAGTCGGCTACCTATGACTTGCATGAACTGGCTGAACACTACAAAAACTATATGCGCCTCATGAATCATTGGAGAAAAGTTCTTCCAGAAGGAAGTTTTCTGGAAGTTCAGTACGAAGACATTGTGGCTGATATTGAAGCCGAAGCTCGTCGCTTAGTGGAATATTGTCAGCTTGAATGGGACGACTCTTGCTTGGAGTTTTACAACAATAAACGTCAAGTAAGAACAGCTAGCGTTGCCCAGGTGCGTAAGCCAATCTATAAGCAGTCAGTAGAGCGTTGGCGTAACTATGAAAAGCATCTCACCCCATTATTGGATGCATTGGGCAAAGAACCCGGGAATATCCCGGTGAAATAG
- a CDS encoding FkbM family methyltransferase yields MKTTRPIAFVMVAVNHGTMLVNRNDYHLVDGGGYGVGYQLLNTSSFDQGEISLALALLQQRKAHFGSGVVAIDCGANIGVHTIEWAKAMYGWGEVISIEAQERIFYALAGNVAMNNCFNARAVWGAVGASNGTIAVPQLNYMKPASYGSLELRKKESNEFIGQEIDYESGASTETRLFSIDSLSLKRVDLIKIDIEGMEMESLIGAEQSLRQFKPILIVEKIKSKEGEIVLFLESLGYKTFPIGINILGVHKSDPTLSDLKITQ; encoded by the coding sequence ATGAAAACAACACGCCCTATCGCATTCGTGATGGTTGCAGTAAACCATGGCACCATGCTAGTAAACCGGAATGACTACCATCTAGTAGATGGCGGAGGTTATGGGGTTGGTTATCAGTTGCTTAATACCTCCTCCTTCGATCAAGGTGAAATTAGTCTCGCTTTGGCTTTGCTGCAGCAAAGAAAAGCCCATTTCGGAAGTGGTGTAGTTGCAATTGACTGTGGTGCCAATATTGGCGTTCACACTATTGAGTGGGCCAAAGCGATGTACGGGTGGGGCGAGGTAATATCAATTGAGGCCCAGGAACGCATTTTTTATGCTTTGGCTGGCAACGTTGCGATGAATAATTGCTTTAATGCCAGAGCAGTTTGGGGCGCAGTTGGAGCCAGCAACGGAACTATTGCCGTGCCACAGCTAAATTATATGAAGCCAGCTAGTTATGGAAGTTTGGAGCTTCGAAAAAAGGAGTCCAATGAATTTATTGGACAGGAAATTGATTATGAGTCAGGTGCATCCACCGAAACTAGATTATTTTCAATAGATAGCCTCTCCTTAAAGCGAGTTGATTTAATCAAAATCGATATCGAAGGTATGGAGATGGAATCTTTGATTGGGGCAGAGCAGTCATTGCGTCAATTTAAACCGATTTTGATTGTGGAGAAAATTAAATCCAAAGAAGGGGAGATCGTTTTGTTTTTAGAATCCCTTGGCTACAAAACATTTCCTATTGGAATCAATATTCTCGGTGTTCACAAATCCGACCCCACCTTATCGGATCTAAAAATAACGCAATAA
- the cysC gene encoding adenylyl-sulfate kinase, which translates to MKINQQFDITKGDRALANGHRPLCFWFTGLSGSGKSTIANAFEKKLHANGIKTYVLDGDNLRQGLNSSLGFDLESRIENIRRTAEVAKLMVDAGLVVLVTLISPLKIGRDSARALFGLDEFVEVYINTPLDICEARDPKGIYKKARQGKILDFTGIDSPYDVPINPDVMLDTSKNNLDEIVITLLNLTDFKLTKS; encoded by the coding sequence ATGAAAATTAATCAACAATTCGACATTACCAAAGGGGATAGAGCCCTGGCTAATGGGCATAGACCGCTATGCTTTTGGTTTACAGGCCTTTCTGGTTCGGGTAAATCTACGATTGCAAATGCTTTTGAGAAAAAGTTGCATGCCAATGGAATTAAGACTTATGTACTAGATGGTGATAATTTACGTCAAGGCTTAAATAGTTCACTGGGGTTTGATTTAGAAAGTCGCATTGAGAACATTCGCCGAACCGCAGAAGTAGCAAAGTTAATGGTGGATGCGGGATTGGTAGTTTTGGTTACTCTCATATCTCCACTCAAAATTGGTCGCGATAGTGCGCGTGCATTATTTGGGCTGGATGAATTTGTAGAGGTCTATATCAACACCCCTTTGGATATTTGCGAGGCTCGAGATCCTAAGGGGATTTATAAAAAAGCCCGCCAGGGAAAAATTTTGGATTTTACGGGTATAGATTCACCCTATGATGTTCCCATCAATCCTGATGTAATGCTGGACACATCAAAAAATAATTTAGATGAAATAGTGATAACGCTATTGAATTTAACTGATTTTAAATTGACAAAGTCATAA
- a CDS encoding M48 family metallopeptidase, producing the protein MRLRTTFLIVVCSLFLFGCASSGVGKSTNIYFPDDRWWVGAKTSQNKSEQNLAIARLKMQQVSSVPFLLGVAQSPEINAYAVQQNEKYLVIFTNGYLQQFGQDQDVLAFTLGHELAHHQLGHTEPGRNQVRDTAWSASSQALGMLASYFVPFSGFFVGNAVKAAGLSFNRDDERAADELGMKWVIQAGYSPCGEYRLAKSLDQLKQGANIPFLSTHPGNGERMEVAKDMQLNQGLLTCDAGSAG; encoded by the coding sequence GTGCGCCTGAGGACTACCTTCTTAATTGTGGTGTGTAGCTTATTCCTGTTTGGATGCGCTAGTTCTGGGGTTGGAAAATCGACCAATATCTATTTCCCAGATGATCGTTGGTGGGTTGGGGCTAAAACCAGCCAGAATAAGAGTGAACAAAATTTAGCAATAGCGCGCCTTAAGATGCAGCAAGTTAGTTCTGTTCCATTTTTATTGGGGGTAGCTCAGAGTCCCGAAATTAATGCCTACGCAGTCCAGCAAAATGAAAAATACCTTGTCATTTTTACTAATGGCTATTTGCAGCAATTTGGTCAAGATCAGGATGTATTGGCCTTTACCTTAGGTCACGAACTTGCACACCATCAACTCGGTCATACTGAGCCCGGTAGAAACCAAGTCCGAGACACGGCCTGGAGCGCTTCGAGTCAGGCCTTGGGAATGCTTGCTAGCTACTTTGTGCCATTTAGTGGTTTTTTTGTAGGTAATGCGGTAAAGGCGGCTGGTTTAAGCTTCAATCGGGATGATGAGCGGGCTGCGGATGAGCTGGGCATGAAGTGGGTCATTCAGGCGGGCTACTCCCCTTGTGGCGAATACCGTCTAGCTAAAAGTTTGGATCAGCTAAAGCAAGGCGCTAACATTCCATTTTTATCAACTCACCCAGGAAATGGTGAGCGCATGGAGGTCGCTAAAGACATGCAACTCAACCAAGGGCTTCTTACTTGCGACGCAGGGAGTGCAGGATAG
- a CDS encoding bactofilin family protein: MSNNQNPSRQSDQGIDEDNVLLLGKNFNIVGDLIGQGTVIVSGRVEGNISSNKTVSEAGSSVVGNINCTQLDISGSVKGLIQATNVIIRKGALVEGEVHYSTLAMEQGCEVLGKLKKISEKPLPSRTSTSTPETKTQTAEVILLNFPNELKAKLQGSGALSSARLTLVDGSTAPAWVNLTGDKLGLLVSNSEIQELKNRNETLQLRLNAGENYYDFSLPL, translated from the coding sequence ATGAGCAATAACCAAAATCCTTCCCGCCAATCAGACCAAGGCATTGATGAAGACAACGTCCTTTTATTGGGCAAAAACTTCAATATCGTTGGTGACCTCATTGGCCAAGGTACTGTGATTGTTTCAGGTAGGGTTGAGGGCAATATTTCCTCCAACAAAACCGTATCAGAAGCCGGATCCTCAGTCGTGGGAAATATTAACTGTACCCAATTAGATATATCTGGATCTGTTAAGGGCCTAATCCAAGCAACCAATGTCATCATTCGCAAAGGCGCACTAGTTGAGGGAGAAGTTCACTACTCAACACTAGCCATGGAACAAGGTTGCGAAGTTCTTGGAAAGCTAAAGAAAATCTCAGAAAAGCCGCTCCCCTCTAGAACATCAACCAGCACCCCTGAAACAAAAACCCAAACTGCAGAAGTGATCCTCTTAAACTTCCCCAATGAACTGAAGGCAAAACTACAAGGTTCAGGCGCACTATCTTCAGCACGTTTAACTCTGGTTGATGGCAGCACGGCACCAGCCTGGGTTAACCTAACCGGTGACAAACTTGGTCTTTTGGTAAGCAACAGTGAAATCCAAGAACTCAAAAATAGAAATGAAACATTGCAATTAAGATTGAATGCTGGAGAAAATTACTACGACTTCTCCCTTCCGCTCTAA
- the nadA gene encoding quinolinate synthase NadA, whose amino-acid sequence MNSTVSAPIAFDYPQQDAAGVTCTAQAWAKVPPHLGTPEKAAVIARIKQLLVEKDAALVAHYYVDGDIQDLAMETGGFVADSLEMARFGKNHSAKNLIVAGVRFMGESAKILSPEKRVFMPDLDATCSLDLGCDAADFAAFRALHPDRVVVVYANTSAAVKAQADWMVTSSCALAIVHQLKVEGKKILWAPDRHLGRYIQEQTGADMLLWNGACIVHDEFKAAELEILKAKHPHAMILVHPESPQAVVDLADVVGSTSAMIKAVVDGTATEYIVATDNGILHRMRQLAPHKKLIEAPTAGNSATCKSCAHCPWMAMNGLQGILDCLENASGEILIEEPVRVKALTCIERMLDFTKDHPELLAKAQHGFVKNIGAA is encoded by the coding sequence ATGAATTCAACTGTCAGTGCTCCCATAGCCTTTGATTACCCTCAGCAAGATGCTGCTGGGGTAACCTGTACAGCCCAAGCTTGGGCAAAAGTTCCGCCCCATTTAGGCACCCCTGAAAAAGCAGCCGTAATAGCTCGTATTAAGCAACTTTTGGTCGAAAAGGATGCTGCTCTAGTTGCTCACTACTATGTGGACGGCGATATTCAGGATCTCGCCATGGAGACTGGCGGTTTCGTCGCTGACTCTTTGGAGATGGCTCGCTTTGGTAAGAACCACTCCGCTAAGAATTTAATTGTTGCCGGGGTGCGCTTTATGGGTGAGTCCGCAAAGATTCTCAGCCCCGAAAAGCGCGTATTTATGCCGGACTTGGATGCGACCTGCTCTTTAGACTTGGGATGTGATGCTGCTGACTTTGCTGCCTTTAGAGCTTTGCATCCTGATCGGGTTGTAGTGGTCTATGCCAATACTAGCGCAGCAGTAAAAGCCCAAGCCGATTGGATGGTCACAAGCTCTTGCGCATTAGCTATTGTTCATCAACTCAAGGTTGAAGGCAAAAAAATATTATGGGCACCTGATCGCCATCTGGGTCGATATATTCAAGAGCAAACTGGCGCTGATATGTTGTTGTGGAATGGCGCTTGTATTGTTCATGACGAATTCAAAGCTGCGGAACTGGAGATCTTAAAAGCCAAACATCCTCATGCGATGATTTTGGTTCACCCTGAATCACCACAGGCCGTGGTGGATTTAGCGGATGTTGTAGGCTCCACTTCAGCCATGATTAAGGCCGTTGTAGATGGAACAGCCACTGAATACATCGTTGCTACTGATAACGGCATCTTGCATCGCATGCGCCAGCTAGCTCCACATAAAAAGCTCATTGAGGCCCCTACCGCCGGCAATAGCGCCACTTGTAAGAGCTGTGCTCACTGTCCTTGGATGGCCATGAATGGTTTACAAGGAATTTTAGATTGTCTCGAGAATGCTTCTGGCGAGATCTTGATTGAAGAGCCTGTTCGCGTTAAAGCACTTACCTGCATTGAGCGTATGCTCGACTTTACAAAAGATCATCCAGAGCTATTAGCTAAAGCACAGCATGGTTTTGTAAAAAATATTGGTGCCGCGTAA
- the nadC gene encoding carboxylating nicotinate-nucleotide diphosphorylase — protein sequence MYEYNETLEQARQRNIADALMEDIGTGDWTAKLVPSKQVHAQLLVRQEAVLCGVDWFEGTLKKLDPKANIKWYYVEGDLMKADTKVCDIEADSQALLSAERTCINFLQTLSWTASITHQHVDAIAGASPNPKGCAVLDTRKTIPGLRQAQKYAVRVGQGQNQRLALWHGILIKENHIAAAGSVTAALKAAEALNSGVDIQIEVENLAELEEALAAGAKSILIDNFTTDQMKEAVAFTAGRALLEASGGINLDQMRAIAATGVDRISLGKLTKDVNAVDFSMRIQA from the coding sequence ATGTATGAATACAACGAGACCTTAGAGCAAGCGCGTCAACGCAATATCGCTGATGCACTCATGGAGGATATTGGTACCGGTGATTGGACTGCCAAGCTCGTGCCTAGTAAGCAAGTTCATGCGCAACTATTAGTGCGTCAAGAGGCAGTCTTGTGTGGCGTCGATTGGTTTGAGGGAACCCTTAAAAAGCTTGACCCCAAAGCCAATATCAAATGGTATTACGTGGAAGGCGATTTGATGAAGGCCGATACGAAGGTCTGCGATATTGAAGCGGACTCCCAAGCCCTACTATCTGCTGAACGCACTTGCATTAACTTTTTGCAAACCCTATCTTGGACGGCCAGCATTACCCATCAACACGTGGATGCCATTGCAGGGGCAAGTCCCAATCCTAAGGGGTGCGCCGTATTAGATACACGCAAAACCATTCCAGGTCTACGTCAAGCTCAAAAATATGCAGTGCGTGTAGGTCAAGGACAAAACCAACGTTTGGCTTTATGGCACGGCATCTTAATTAAAGAAAATCACATTGCCGCAGCCGGTAGCGTCACTGCCGCCCTTAAAGCTGCCGAAGCACTTAACTCAGGGGTAGACATTCAGATTGAAGTAGAAAACCTTGCTGAACTCGAAGAAGCATTGGCGGCTGGCGCAAAAAGTATCTTGATTGATAACTTCACTACAGATCAGATGAAAGAAGCGGTTGCATTCACGGCAGGTAGAGCTTTGCTAGAGGCTTCTGGTGGCATTAACCTAGATCAGATGCGCGCCATTGCAGCAACGGGCGTAGACAGAATTTCACTAGGCAAACTTACTAAAGATGTAAACGCAGTTGATTTTTCAATGCGCATACAAGCTTAA